The sequence GCTGGCAAGTATCGGCAAACCCTGAATATTAGCCTGCTTCGCAGTCATCAACATAAGCGCCGCTGCGCCATCTGAGATTGAGCTTGAGTTAGCGGCAGTAATTGTGCCATCTTTAGCAAAGGCTGGGCGCAGAGTTGGGATCTTATCGGGACGTGCATTACCCGGTTGCTCATCGGTATCGACTAAGGTATCGCCGCGGCGACTCGATACAGTGACTGGTGCTATCTCATCTTTAAATGCACCTGATTCGATGGCCTTATTGGCTTTATCTAATGAGCTCAGAGAAAAAGCATCCATCTGCTCACGAGTAAGCTTGAATTCATCGGCTGTGTTTTGTGCAAACGTCCCCATAGCACCACCCGTATAGGCATCTTCCAGACCATCTAAGAACATATGATCCAATACCTTACCGTGGCCCATACGCATGCCTCCTCGCGCTTTATCGAGCAAATAAGGTGCCTGACTCATGCTTTCCATGCCGCCAGCGATAACGATATCTGCACTGCCAGCCTTGATAAGATCATGGGCTAACATGACAGTCTTCATACCTGAGCCACAGACTTTATTGACGGTAGTTGCGCCGACAGACAAAGGTAAATCAGCACCAAGGCTTGCTTGACGAGCCGGCGCCTGGCCAAGACCCGCTGGCAGTACACAGCCCATTAACACCTCATCGACGGCGTCGGCAGCTACGCCAGTCTGCTCAATCAGACTCTTGATGGCTGTCGCGGCCAATTTAGGCGATGGGACGGTAGATAAGGATCCCTGAAACCCGCCCATAGGGGTGCGCTTAGCTGCCACAATGACGATCTCTTGACTCAATTGCTCTGTACTCATTATCCACTCCGTCGTTTATCGACTAATTAGCGTCATCCAAAAATAGGTGATCTAGTTCAAGTTCTATAACTAAAGAATAGCACTGTGACGTTTACGCGAACGTAAAGCAAGCAGAAATAGTAATATAAGAAAGGAAACCAAGAAGTGATATTGTCACTCAAGATTTACACTCTTAACTGGCTTTTGGTTAACTCGAGGAAATAGGCGAGCTAGCTTAAATTGCTAGCCCTTGTACAGATGGGGATTAGTAGAATAGCCTACTAGAGTGCTGCGCCTTGTTTCAATTGGCACAGTCTGTACTCTGACTCGCTCTTATGACGATACCCTTCTATCAATACTTGTTTTTTCTCATCGCTGGTGTCTTGGGTTATCGCGCCTTCATTGCGCAAATTTGTTGTAATTTGTCCGTCACTCATCTTTGGCTTGTTACAAGACGAAGTGCTTTTATCTCGGCTCAGACATTGACGGTACTTATCATTTTTCTTATTGATATAGTTCCGAATTGCCATCTCCTTTTCCGTTTGAGTCATAGAGCCCTTGAGCACGCCACTTTTTGTTAGCATTGGCTCTAATGACCATATATCGACAACGGGTAACGGCTGCTGACAAACCTGAGCTAACTTGGCCTTAGCTAATGCTGGAGTCGCCATAATGGCTAACACAGAGACATTCAATAAGAGTACGGCAATTAATTTTATTGGTTTCATCATCTACCCATTTTTCACTATCTTAGTTATACCAATCAATGTTTGTTTTCGACAATAAAAAAGCGCTGAAATCAGCGCTTTTATTAAGCCCTATCAGCAAGGGCTTAGCTTACTTCATCATTAACGATAAATATAAACAGAACCTACGCTTCTGTCTTTACTCTGATTGAGCAAACGAACCTTCAGGCCATAGGTCGGAACATTACGACCCGCATCAGGAATATCAGTGCCGATATACCTTCTACGGTCATTGAACAGACGTTGACCACGAACTCGGTTATCACGAAGTGTGATGCCGTACTGTTCTTCAAGATCTAAGAACATCTTGTCATTTCTGTCTATGCTGAATGTCGCATCATGGATCTGATACTTAGTTGATGCTGGTGCGCCATCACTCCACATAAGTGTCTTCTGATCTGCATCGACAACCCCTAAGAAGCCATCACCTGGGTGAATACCTACCCAGTTGTCTGAATACTTGTTATCAACATACCAGATTAGAAGACCTTCTTCGTAGGCCATTGTCTCACCTGCAGCATTGATGTGGGCAAGGCCACTATCTACGCCATGATGAGTACGCCATTCAAGCAAGTAATAATGATCCGTATAGTTACTACCTGTATCAGCCATAAAGCCAGCAAAGCTAAATGGCTCAGAAGCTGAGTCATCGGCATTAGCGCTAACAACAGCTACACTGTCTAGCTCGACACTTAAATCATCGATATAGATACCCGCATTTGCCACACCAGGATCTGTGCCGTAAATAACTGTGATATCCACCATCTGACCCGCAAAGCTAGTCAGATCAAATTCTGCATCTATCCAACCATTTGATGTACCAGTAATACCATTGCCCAAGTTATTGCCATTTGGATTGGTATCTGTGGTCAATGCACCTGGGATAGTAAATAGCCCTTCTGAGGTTTCAACTGCCAGATATGCATAATCCCAATCGGCTTCGATGTCATACCAAGTCTTAAACTTAACAACAACTGAGGTTGCATCGGTTAAATCCACTGAAGTTGACATACGATTATCGAGATCATTTCCTGAACCACTAAAGTAAGCATATTGACCACTCACAGGAGTAGTGATCAGACTCTCTTTTTGAGGCAGGTTAATACGAATGGCATCATGGTTTGTGCCCTTACTTGACGCTTGGTCGAGTAAGCCTTGAACACCACTGCGTGGGATATCATCGAAGTTAACTGTGGCGCCGTGTAACCAGTTACCGCCCAGAGAACCCTGTAGCTGCTCCTTGGCCCAAGCACTGAAACCTGTTGGCTCTGTGCCACCTAGACGACCCGCCCAGCTACCAGAAGACATCACTGACCACATAGAAACAGGCTCACCTTTACCTGTATATTGAGTATCGTACTCATCAGGTAGACCTAGA is a genomic window of Shewanella psychrophila containing:
- a CDS encoding immune inhibitor A domain-containing protein, encoding MLNKKLLPLAIALAGLSGNALAAEREHSHQSGAFDLVIADEQRLIQMLKKSGKISQGASYKDAEVALRGFLHTRQQEEAQRAANLDAEATSNFAMDSEIKSSGKKARKGRGEKPGKLGSSRRNRPDNIMLEDYSGETRQGRVLAILMEFPDFPHNSILPEDSGMYYEDYNQEHYREILFGAEGWVAPNGHHANSFTQFYEKQSGGSYSLTGDVAGWYMATENAAYYGGNPDGDARSLIREALAAASADPSVDLSQFDIEDRYDLDGDGDFWEADGLVDHVMVFHSSVGEEAGGGQLGEDAIWAHRWNLGGVWAIPGATSDAPYWGGAMVAYDYTIAPIDSAVGVISHEYGHDLGLPDEYDTQYTGKGEPVSMWSVMSSGSWAGRLGGTEPTGFSAWAKEQLQGSLGGNWLHGATVNFDDIPRSGVQGLLDQASSKGTNHDAIRINLPQKESLITTPVSGQYAYFSGSGNDLDNRMSTSVDLTDATSVVVKFKTWYDIEADWDYAYLAVETSEGLFTIPGALTTDTNPNGNNLGNGITGTSNGWIDAEFDLTSFAGQMVDITVIYGTDPGVANAGIYIDDLSVELDSVAVVSANADDSASEPFSFAGFMADTGSNYTDHYYLLEWRTHHGVDSGLAHINAAGETMAYEEGLLIWYVDNKYSDNWVGIHPGDGFLGVVDADQKTLMWSDGAPASTKYQIHDATFSIDRNDKMFLDLEEQYGITLRDNRVRGQRLFNDRRRYIGTDIPDAGRNVPTYGLKVRLLNQSKDRSVGSVYIYR
- a CDS encoding thiolase family protein encodes the protein MSTEQLSQEIVIVAAKRTPMGGFQGSLSTVPSPKLAATAIKSLIEQTGVAADAVDEVLMGCVLPAGLGQAPARQASLGADLPLSVGATTVNKVCGSGMKTVMLAHDLIKAGSADIVIAGGMESMSQAPYLLDKARGGMRMGHGKVLDHMFLDGLEDAYTGGAMGTFAQNTADEFKLTREQMDAFSLSSLDKANKAIESGAFKDEIAPVTVSSRRGDTLVDTDEQPGNARPDKIPTLRPAFAKDGTITAANSSSISDGAAALMLMTAKQANIQGLPILASIKGHATHAQEPSLFTTAPVGAMNKLLDKLNWNKDDVDLFEINEAFAMVTMLAISELSLDASKVNVNGGACALGHPIGCSGSRLLVTLIHALKARGLKRGVASLCIGGGEATAMAIEV